One part of the Truepera radiovictrix DSM 17093 genome encodes these proteins:
- a CDS encoding sugar phosphate isomerase/epimerase family protein, with amino-acid sequence MNAGLARLSLNQATTQRWGVKEAAEGCARAGVAAIGLWREKVAAYGLKASAELVRELGLSVSSLCRGGFFPAATAAGRRANLDENRRAIEEAAALGTDILVLVCGGLPEGGGRDLASARQMVADGIAELIPFAAEHGVKLGIEPLHPMFAGDRSVIVSLGQANDLAESLGAESLGAQQVGVVIDVYHVWWDPQVYREIARAAPYTLGFHVNDWLAPPPDVLMGRGMMGDGVIELRRLRRAVDEAGYTGPIEVEIFNRDLWDLPGDEVLALTKARFAEHVF; translated from the coding sequence GTGAACGCCGGTCTCGCGCGGCTCAGCCTCAATCAAGCGACGACGCAGCGCTGGGGAGTTAAGGAGGCGGCGGAGGGCTGCGCGCGAGCAGGCGTCGCGGCCATCGGCCTGTGGCGTGAGAAGGTGGCCGCGTACGGCCTGAAGGCGAGCGCGGAGCTCGTTCGCGAGCTGGGGCTCAGCGTCTCGAGCCTCTGTCGAGGGGGGTTTTTCCCCGCTGCGACCGCGGCGGGGCGACGGGCCAACCTAGATGAGAACCGGCGCGCCATCGAGGAGGCCGCCGCGCTCGGTACCGACATTCTGGTACTGGTCTGTGGGGGGCTGCCGGAGGGTGGGGGGCGGGACCTCGCCTCAGCGCGGCAGATGGTCGCCGACGGCATCGCCGAGCTGATCCCCTTCGCGGCGGAGCACGGCGTCAAGCTCGGCATCGAACCGCTGCACCCGATGTTTGCGGGGGACCGCTCCGTGATCGTGAGTTTGGGCCAAGCCAACGACCTTGCCGAAAGCTTAGGGGCCGAAAGCTTGGGAGCGCAGCAGGTAGGCGTCGTCATCGACGTCTATCACGTCTGGTGGGATCCGCAGGTCTACCGGGAGATCGCGCGCGCGGCCCCCTACACCCTGGGGTTCCACGTCAACGACTGGTTGGCCCCGCCCCCCGACGTCCTCATGGGCCGGGGCATGATGGGGGACGGGGTGATCGAGCTGAGGCGCCTGAGGCGGGCGGTCGACGAGGCGGGGTACACGGGACCCATCGAGGTCGAGATCTTTAACCGCGACCTTTGGGATCTGCCGGGGGACGAGGTGCTCGCCTTGACGAAAGCGCGTTTTGCCGAACACGTCTTCTAG
- a CDS encoding dihydrodipicolinate synthase family protein, which produces MTGARLSQQLRLPQADGRLLAYTPGPAARFEAPKTPLRSRVVYAAAHVVCDPLADNLAGTHLDWGATLAFRHYLWDLGLGVAEAMDTAQRGMGLDYKATRELIRHTLADARGRGARVVCGAGTDQLPPGAEVSLAEVEDAYLEQGGAIEAQGGGVVLMASRHLAAAATCADDYLRVYDRVLSQLKGPVVLHWLGEAFDPALRGYWGSADLDEATEICLNLIQHHAAKIDGVKLSLLSKEREVALRRRLPADVKMYSGDDFHYDELIFGDEEGYSHALLGIFDAVAPAASAAIGALDAGDHERYWRLLAPTVPLSRHIFGSPTYYYKTGIVFLAYLNGHQTHFRMVGGLENARSVLHLCELFVLADKAGLLRDPEEASARMRTFLALAGVS; this is translated from the coding sequence GTGACGGGGGCGCGCCTCAGCCAGCAGCTGCGCCTACCCCAAGCGGACGGGCGGCTGCTCGCCTACACCCCCGGTCCGGCCGCGCGCTTCGAGGCGCCCAAAACGCCGCTGAGGAGCCGCGTGGTCTACGCTGCAGCGCACGTTGTCTGCGATCCCTTGGCGGACAACCTCGCAGGTACCCACCTTGACTGGGGGGCCACGCTGGCCTTTAGGCACTACCTCTGGGACCTCGGCTTGGGGGTGGCCGAAGCGATGGACACCGCTCAGCGCGGCATGGGGCTGGACTACAAAGCCACCCGCGAGCTGATTCGGCACACGCTCGCCGACGCACGGGGTCGGGGTGCGAGGGTCGTCTGCGGGGCCGGCACCGACCAGCTCCCGCCGGGCGCCGAGGTCTCGTTAGCGGAGGTTGAAGACGCTTACCTCGAGCAGGGCGGTGCTATCGAGGCGCAAGGTGGCGGCGTCGTGCTGATGGCCAGTCGGCACCTGGCTGCCGCCGCAACATGTGCGGACGACTACCTGCGGGTCTACGACCGCGTCCTATCGCAGCTTAAAGGTCCCGTGGTGCTGCACTGGTTGGGGGAAGCGTTCGACCCAGCACTGCGAGGGTACTGGGGATCGGCAGACCTCGATGAGGCCACCGAGATCTGTTTGAACCTAATCCAGCACCACGCCGCCAAAATTGACGGCGTCAAGCTGTCCTTGCTCAGCAAAGAGCGCGAGGTCGCGCTGCGCCGCCGCCTGCCCGCGGACGTCAAGATGTATAGCGGCGACGACTTTCACTACGACGAGCTGATCTTCGGGGACGAAGAGGGCTATAGCCACGCCCTCTTGGGTATCTTCGACGCGGTCGCGCCGGCGGCCTCAGCGGCGATTGGGGCGCTCGACGCGGGCGACCACGAGCGCTATTGGCGGCTCCTCGCACCAACCGTGCCGCTGTCCAGACACATCTTCGGGTCGCCAACTTACTACTACAAGACGGGTATCGTCTTTTTAGCCTACCTCAACGGGCACCAGACGCACTTCCGCATGGTGGGTGGGTTGGAGAACGCTCGCTCCGTTCTCCACCTCTGCGAACTCTTCGTGCTCGCCGACAAGGCGGGGCTCCTGCGCGACCCCGAAGAGGCGAGCGCGCGCATGCGCACCTTTTTGGCGCTAGCGGGGGTTTCGTGA
- a CDS encoding GntR family transcriptional regulator, which translates to MTRSVKPRAAFKSKKDVVYETLRASILEGERQPGTRLIIDDLAAEFGVSPIPVREALQQLKADGYVEIQPYVGARVAEVRLDSIVEIFDLLEALEVISGRAACQNFTDADFVEMEALLHDMDDEGCDIDSFAEKNVRLHRFICDRAGTRLTGPLIGKVLDHWDRLRRLYLKDVFLRRREASQREHWRMFQALRSRDPDQVETVVRAHNRAARAAYVAYVTRLRERTEERVS; encoded by the coding sequence GTGACGCGTTCGGTAAAGCCCAGAGCGGCCTTTAAGAGTAAAAAAGACGTCGTCTACGAAACGCTGCGCGCTAGCATCCTCGAGGGGGAGCGGCAGCCGGGCACGCGTCTAATCATCGACGACCTCGCCGCCGAGTTCGGTGTGAGCCCCATCCCCGTGCGGGAGGCTTTGCAGCAGCTGAAAGCCGACGGCTACGTCGAGATACAGCCCTATGTCGGGGCGAGGGTCGCCGAGGTCCGGCTCGACTCCATCGTGGAGATCTTCGACCTGCTCGAAGCGCTCGAGGTGATTAGCGGCAGAGCCGCCTGTCAGAACTTTACCGACGCCGACTTTGTCGAGATGGAAGCGCTCCTGCACGACATGGACGATGAAGGGTGCGACATCGACAGTTTCGCCGAGAAAAACGTCCGCCTTCACCGGTTTATCTGCGACCGCGCGGGCACCCGTTTGACGGGGCCGCTGATCGGTAAAGTGCTTGACCACTGGGATAGGCTGCGCCGCCTCTACCTCAAAGACGTCTTTTTGCGCCGCCGCGAAGCGTCGCAGCGGGAGCACTGGAGGATGTTCCAAGCGCTCCGCAGCCGCGATCCCGACCAAGTCGAGACGGTCGTTAGGGCTCACAACCGAGCGGCTCGAGCCGCCTACGTCGCTTACGTCACCCGCTTACGTGAGCGTACCGAGGAACGGGTTTCGTAG
- a CDS encoding mandelate racemase/muconate lactonizing enzyme family protein: MSAIVRVDVGRYDYAVAGSFKFLKPGRDGVVRRPSVLVRLTDDEGFSGWGQAVPMPTWCYETPETVETTLRLYLAEALLGADPEDLEDVHARMNRAIRPAFSVGQPLCKAALDLACFDLVGKRRGVSAAELLGGAKRSSLTLSWTVASADLEAAERQLEAGRARGYRNFNIKVGAPQSAAYDLELARTVRTASPDGFVWADANTAYSEAEALKLAPKLADAGVDVLESPLPPTQLRGYQRLKAQGALPILMDEGVLSPVELREFIALEMLDGVALKPARNAGLWPSKGIVEALWQCGLMVLGSGLTDPDFALAAAVQLYSWAGIAYPCALNGPQFLADSLGDAFAQQGDQLLLPTEPGLGFVVYEPVAELLETVAEV; the protein is encoded by the coding sequence ATGAGCGCCATCGTGCGCGTAGACGTCGGCCGCTACGACTACGCCGTCGCCGGAAGCTTTAAGTTCCTCAAGCCTGGGCGCGACGGGGTCGTCCGGCGGCCCTCGGTGCTGGTGCGCCTGACCGACGACGAAGGCTTCTCGGGTTGGGGGCAAGCCGTCCCCATGCCGACGTGGTGCTACGAGACCCCGGAAACCGTGGAGACGACCCTGCGCCTCTACCTCGCCGAGGCGCTGCTCGGCGCGGACCCCGAGGACCTCGAAGACGTGCACGCGCGCATGAACCGGGCTATCCGCCCCGCCTTTTCGGTCGGACAACCGCTCTGCAAAGCCGCGCTCGACCTAGCGTGTTTCGACCTGGTCGGCAAACGCCGCGGCGTCTCCGCAGCGGAACTTCTCGGGGGGGCGAAGCGCTCGTCGCTAACGCTGAGTTGGACGGTGGCCTCGGCGGACTTGGAGGCGGCCGAGAGGCAGCTCGAGGCGGGTCGCGCGCGCGGTTACCGCAACTTCAACATCAAGGTGGGTGCGCCGCAGAGCGCGGCGTACGACCTCGAACTCGCCCGCACCGTCCGAACGGCCTCGCCGGACGGCTTTGTGTGGGCCGACGCCAACACCGCCTACAGCGAAGCGGAAGCCCTGAAGCTGGCGCCCAAACTCGCCGACGCCGGGGTGGACGTCCTCGAGTCGCCGCTGCCGCCGACCCAGCTCCGGGGGTACCAGCGGCTCAAGGCGCAGGGGGCGCTGCCCATCCTGATGGACGAAGGGGTGCTCTCGCCGGTCGAGCTGCGCGAGTTTATCGCCCTGGAAATGCTCGACGGGGTAGCGCTCAAGCCCGCCCGCAACGCCGGCTTGTGGCCCTCGAAAGGGATCGTCGAGGCGCTTTGGCAGTGCGGGCTGATGGTGCTCGGTTCGGGGCTGACCGACCCCGACTTCGCGTTGGCGGCGGCGGTGCAGCTCTACAGTTGGGCGGGGATCGCCTATCCTTGTGCGCTCAATGGACCTCAATTTTTGGCGGACAGCTTGGGAGACGCCTTTGCACAACAGGGCGACCAGCTTCTTCTGCCGACGGAGCCGGGCCTGGGCTTCGTCGTCTACGAACCCGTCGCCGAACTTTTGGAGACGGTCGCCGAGGTGTAG
- a CDS encoding Gfo/Idh/MocA family protein produces MSQRVVKILMNGVTGRMGRNQHLIRSVLAIREQGGVPLPSGDVIWPEPVLIGRSEPKLRALAAEFGLSEWSTDLDAALADPAAEVYFDAQVTSERAASVRKAITAAKHLYCEKPIAADAGEALELARLAQAAGVKNGVVQDKLFLPGLLKLKRLVDAGFFGRILSVRGEFGYWVFEGDWQSAQRPSWNYRAEEGGGIIIDMFCHWQYVLENLFGRIRAVSALGATHLPERVDEAGRRYRATADDAAYGTFELEGGVIVQLNSSWCVRVYRDELLWLQVDGTHGSAVAGLRTCKVQHRVTTPKPTWNPDVPNPFDFYGDWQEVPDNTDFDNGFKAQWELFLKHVVCGEPFPWDFMAGAKGVQLAELGLRSWAERRWLEVPELGA; encoded by the coding sequence ATGTCGCAGAGGGTCGTAAAAATTCTGATGAACGGCGTCACGGGGCGCATGGGGCGCAACCAACACCTCATCCGCTCGGTCCTCGCCATCCGCGAGCAGGGGGGGGTGCCGCTCCCCAGTGGCGACGTGATCTGGCCGGAGCCGGTCCTGATTGGCCGCAGCGAGCCTAAGTTAAGGGCGCTTGCGGCGGAGTTTGGTCTGAGCGAATGGTCGACCGACTTAGACGCTGCCCTCGCCGACCCGGCAGCCGAGGTCTACTTCGACGCCCAAGTGACCTCCGAGCGCGCCGCTTCGGTGCGCAAGGCGATCACGGCTGCTAAGCACCTCTACTGCGAAAAACCGATCGCTGCAGACGCCGGTGAAGCGCTCGAGCTCGCCCGTTTGGCACAGGCGGCGGGGGTTAAAAACGGCGTGGTGCAGGACAAGCTGTTTCTCCCGGGGCTGCTCAAGCTCAAAAGGCTCGTCGACGCAGGTTTTTTCGGGCGCATCCTCTCGGTGCGCGGCGAGTTTGGTTATTGGGTCTTTGAAGGCGACTGGCAGAGCGCGCAGCGCCCCTCCTGGAACTACCGTGCAGAGGAGGGGGGCGGCATCATCATCGACATGTTCTGCCACTGGCAGTACGTGCTCGAAAACCTCTTCGGCCGGATTAGGGCGGTTTCCGCGCTCGGCGCGACCCACCTCCCCGAACGCGTCGACGAGGCGGGGCGGCGCTACCGGGCCACGGCGGACGACGCCGCTTACGGCACCTTCGAGCTCGAGGGGGGCGTCATCGTGCAGCTCAACTCGTCGTGGTGCGTGCGCGTCTATCGCGACGAACTCCTCTGGCTCCAAGTCGACGGCACCCATGGCAGCGCGGTCGCGGGGTTGCGCACCTGCAAGGTTCAGCACCGCGTGACCACGCCCAAACCGACCTGGAACCCGGACGTGCCCAACCCCTTCGACTTCTATGGCGACTGGCAGGAGGTGCCCGACAACACCGACTTTGACAACGGCTTTAAGGCGCAGTGGGAGCTGTTTTTAAAACATGTGGTGTGCGGTGAGCCCTTCCCGTGGGACTTTATGGCGGGCGCCAAAGGTGTGCAGCTCGCCGAGCTGGGGCTGCGGTCGTGGGCGGAGCGACGCTGGCTCGAGGTGCCGGAGTTGGGCGCGTGA